The genome window GGCGGATGACACCAGCGCGGCCACCATCGAGAAGAAGGCCACGGCCACCATCAGTGCCAAGCCGCAGATCACCAACCCCAAGGCGGAGATCACGCGCTTCGTGCCCACCGCGCTGCGCGTGCGCCGCGAGAACAAaggggccgccgccgcctcccagaggaagcaggaggatgagcctgctctgcccttaACCAAAGCTGCCCCTAAGGCTGGCTCATCTGCCCCTATCTCTGTACAGACAAAGGATGATGTGTATGAAGCCTTCATGAAAGAAATGGAAGGTCTCCTGTGACCTGTTGTAGTCCTGGTCAGCTTTCCTGCCCCTCTGAACACTGTggagggagaagaagggaaagTCCTCCTGCAAGCAACGAAAGGGCATGACTGGAAATAGTTCCCTACCCACAGGTTAACTTGCCAGTGTGCTGTGAGCAGAGACCACTGCAGCTGAGGTGTGCCTGGGCACCTCCTTTCAGAGCCACCACGTCCACCTGGGGAAAGGAGATTGCAGTAAAGGAGGCGATGCTGCTCCCCTCAAGTCCTCCCCCTTCCTTAGAGGGAGATAATGGTACTCTGGGGATGGGGGTGACTATTCCCTgctaaaatccccaaaatccttACACACTATGAGTGCTCTGGTGAGGGTAGTGGAACAGGTTTTTAACGAGCCAGAAAAGTGTTAGCAGCGTTTCATACACAAATGGTTgtccagtttttattttctgtactgttttttttttctgtaaatattttataatcaTGTTTTTAGTTGCAGTGAGGTTGATCAATCATCTTTCTTCCAGGGTAGTCAGGGATGTAATTTGTTGTGTATACTGTACACTGGAGTTTTGCATCCTATCCCCTTTATGGTCATCTTGATGGGATTTTGTTGGCTGGGgaaacttcattttttcttgtGAAAGACAATAAATGTTCAGTGTATCAAAATACCACTTTCCCTGTGATTTGTGAGAAACTAACAGGCAGGTGGAGAGGGGCGAGGGTTCTTCGCTTGCCTTGGAAGATGATAGAGGCATTCAGaacctcagaaaagaaaagtaataatCACATTATAAATAACATATACTTACTTTTTCCCCACTAAGCTTCTGCTATGTTCTTGTTTTTAAGTTCCTAAACATCCCTTGTAGTTTTTATTGGTAGTTAGTATAAACTTAAGTCCTGATATACtagtaataattaaaaaccaATTTATTTTGTATACTCTTGATTGGGAGGCTTGCTTCATATCAAGCCTCAGATATCTACTGGGTGCATCATGGACAGGCTACCTTAAGTAAAAATTAGTGAACAATTTTAATGTTAGAAGATTGACTGACATAATTTTAGTAGTGGCTGATACTAGGATAGCAGACTAACAGATACCTCAAACAATACATTTAGCTGGCTGTAAGTTTCAGGCTTAGCTGAATGTGCCATGTTTTGAGGTAAAATCTGCTTTAAGGAGACAAAGTTATTAGCTGATCAAACTTACACTTGAAAACTTTGAATCTGTTTTCACAAATTCTGGAGACAATCAAAAATGTTTGCACAGCGGTTCTCTATACTGAGAACGTGAAAAATTTACATGAGCCTGCCCACCTAATGCATATTGTGTGATGTAACTTTACACAATTCTTGAAAGACgaaattctttctttattaAACAACTTCTGTTGTGGAATTTAGCTGACCACATCAGTTATGTTTACCAAAGTTGAGAAGATTCAGCCTGGAGGCAGATAATTCAGCTTAAAAACACCAATGTGAGTGATTGCAGCAATACTGAAGTAATTTATCTCTAGAATAAGAGAAACGTCTTGTGTTATGTCTTCCTGCCTAGTTTATATACCTATCAGTAGTGCTGGGGTGTAAATGCTCCCACTGAAAGTAAAGCTTCTCTTTTATCATAACAgtaacacatttttaaagtagCCCTTTAAAATACAGGATTATTTCTGAACCGACAGCCATGGCACGGAGCGGGGTTCCGGGGAGGCGGCTGGCTGTGCTCCCGTGCTCTCCTGGGCCGGGCGGCCGGGAGGCGTTTCCCCGGCGCTGCCCTCGCtcccggagcggggccggggccggcagCGGGGGCGGCTCCGCGGGCGCGGCCGCCGGCGGCTCCCATTGGCCGAATTTGGATCCGCGGCGCCATTGGTCGGGGCGAGCCGGAGCGCGCCGCAGCCAATCAGCGAGCCGGCGGGGCGCGCGCAGGAGCTATAAAAGCGGCCGCGCACGGGGCGCGGGGGCACGTGACCGCGTCAGTCGGCTCGGGCGGTGTCCGTGTcggagcggcggcagcgggagcCATGTCCGGGCGCGGGAAGCAGGGCGGCAAGGCGCGGGCCAAGGCCAAGTCGCGCTCGTCGCGGGCTGGGCTGCAGTTCCCCGTGGGCCGCGTGCACCGGCTGCTGCGCAAGGGCAACTACGCGGAGCGCGTGGGCGCCGGCGCGCCGGTGTACCTGGCGGCCGTGCTGGAGTACCTGACGGCCGAGATCCTGGAGCTGGCGGGCAACGCGGCCCGCGACAACAAGAAGACGCGCATCATCCCCCGCCACCTGCAGCTCGCCATCCGCAACGACGAGGAGCTCAACAAGCTGCTGGGCAAGGTGACGATCGCGCAGGGCGGCGTGCTGCCCAACATCCAGGCCGTGCTGCTGCCCAAGAAGACCGACAGCCACAAGGCGAAAAGCAAGTGAAACAAGTCCGAGGAGCGATCCCAACCTCAAAAGTAATCCAAAGGCTCTTTTCAGAGCCACCCACTTCCTCATAAAAGGAGCTGTACAtcctagcaaaaaaaaaacaaaaaaacaactaaaCATTTCTCCTCCCCCCCCTTCTCAAAACCTAAAATGTAACTGAAACGAGCAattcccccccctcccccttaAACGCCCCAAACCCTTTTAATTCTAGCTCTTGGAAAAAAGTCCCCAACCAAACCGCCCCGAATACTTTGTATCTGAGCTCTTAAATTAAtcttaaaactttaaaaaatctacTGTGTagtaaaataaatcattttgtGCTGATGGGGGTTAGAAAGTTTGTTAAGACTGTAGGAAAGAACCCCCACCCGTATCGTGCCTCTCCTTTTGCAGCTCGACCCTCTGTGAAGTTCAGATAATTCAATGATGTCTTTAAaaacagccctgtcccctccaaaCAACTTTTAGACCTACAGATGTTGTTGGAAGTTTTTTGTTATGtttcggtttttttttttttttaatttggttttgctgttgttattttgtattaaaaggCATTCTGAGTTACTAATCCTTACTTCTTATTAAAAATCTTTGAGCTGCTGACcccattttctgcttcaaatcTGAAGGAGTTTGAGAATAATTGTTCATCACAAGACCCAGGCAATCTGAGGTGAAAAGGACTGTTGCCAGTTTTGAGTCTATCTTCTACATAGTGCTAAATATAAACCATAAGTATGTTGAAATAGAAACCAAAAATATgctattattaataaaaaaacatattttaataattatccATTTGAAAGCATAAATTACTTGAAATCGTAACACTGTCCAGAATTTTAGTATCACCAACAGTTACAATATCATGAGGTAAAAAGGAGTTTACAGGCCTCTGTCAAAACAATGGGTTATAGGCATTAATAAACATGTCAGAGAATACTTCTTTTAATGCTTTGTACTCTGAAAAAcaatgtgtatttatttttaattgaaacttGGTCTTGGAAAAGTGCTTCTGAAGACTGTCCTCCCTCTTGCTTAGCAGCCAGCTGTTCCAGTGTAGCAGATACATCAAGACATGCCATTTTTAGTATTAATTCCAATGTAGGGATCAGACATTGAACAGtaagaaaatggaatatttaGGAAATTGCTGTGAAAGAGGAATCCTAACTGATCACTTGAGCAAGTTTTAATTTGTTCAAGTAATAGGGAaatcagctgcagcagtgtctCCTTAAACAATGATGACTCAGATTTTTGCCAATCCAGCTGtatcaaaataaaaaactgaTATACTATGAAATGATAGGGCActggttattattattaacaaaaaTTGGCCGTGTTAAGTTTTTATGCCACCTAATTTATTAAGAAAGTGAGTATTTCTGTAGCAGAGGACGAGGGAACCATGTCTGCATTGTGTACACTGAGCAACACAGCACAAACTGCTGTGCTGTAAAAAGTCACCTCCTTCGGTGGGACAAAGAGCCCTTCACGGGACTTTAACCTGCTCCTGGTCTTGCTGCATAACGc of Molothrus ater isolate BHLD 08-10-18 breed brown headed cowbird chromosome 5, BPBGC_Mater_1.1, whole genome shotgun sequence contains these proteins:
- the LOC118697644 gene encoding histone H2A, translating into MSGRGKQGGKARAKAKSRSSRAGLQFPVGRVHRLLRKGNYAERVGAGAPVYLAAVLEYLTAEILELAGNAARDNKKTRIIPRHLQLAIRNDEELNKLLGKVTIAQGGVLPNIQAVLLPKKTDSHKAKSK